A region from the Azospirillum thermophilum genome encodes:
- a CDS encoding universal stress protein, whose amino-acid sequence MSIKTILLHMANDDRHAARLEAAVALAKRFDAFVEVLYVATPVSMPAAATGRAASYGYIAEATAIAHERAEQIEREVRQALAGCSFSWTVEEGDHVALLAERATYADLAIVAQSGAEEGGERIALHVPDRLPLETACPTLVLPPAFKAGMTMGEHVLVAWKNTRESTHAVRNAMPFLQAATKVTVLTIDPPNHRGDSGRDLMVWLERHGVRSHHQANIAHGGDVGDLILTCAADLGADLLVMGAYGHSRLREMVLGGATRTVLAKLHLPALMSH is encoded by the coding sequence ATGTCGATCAAGACCATCCTGCTGCACATGGCGAATGACGACCGGCACGCGGCCCGCCTGGAGGCGGCCGTGGCGCTCGCCAAGCGGTTCGACGCCTTCGTCGAGGTGCTGTATGTCGCGACGCCGGTAAGCATGCCGGCGGCGGCGACCGGGCGCGCCGCCTCCTACGGCTACATCGCCGAGGCGACCGCCATCGCCCACGAGAGGGCCGAGCAGATCGAACGGGAGGTGCGGCAGGCGCTCGCCGGCTGCTCCTTCTCCTGGACGGTCGAGGAGGGCGACCATGTCGCCCTGCTGGCCGAGCGGGCGACCTATGCCGACCTCGCCATCGTGGCGCAGTCCGGCGCCGAGGAGGGCGGCGAGCGCATCGCCCTGCATGTGCCGGACCGGCTGCCGCTGGAGACCGCCTGTCCCACCCTGGTGCTGCCGCCGGCCTTCAAGGCGGGGATGACGATGGGCGAGCACGTCTTGGTCGCCTGGAAGAACACGCGGGAATCGACCCACGCCGTGCGCAACGCCATGCCCTTCCTGCAGGCGGCGACCAAGGTGACGGTCCTGACCATCGACCCGCCGAACCATCGCGGCGACAGCGGCCGTGACCTGATGGTCTGGCTGGAGCGGCACGGGGTGCGCAGCCACCACCAGGCCAACATCGCCCATGGCGGCGACGTCGGCGACCTGATCCTGACCTGTGCCGCCGACCTCGGTGCCGACCTGCTGGTCATGGGGGCCTACGGCCACTCCCGCCTGCGCGAGATGGTGCTGGGCGGTGCGACCCGCACGGTGCTGGCGAAGCTGCACCTGCCGGCCCTGATGTCCCACTGA
- a CDS encoding sensor histidine kinase NtrY-like, whose protein sequence is MSQTSETPAPLWQQILRWSARVGLTKRLAFALSVAALVAGFATYAAMTESAPFGQSNPRTVTLLLTLDLALLLTLGVLIARRIVMLWIGRRRGLAGSRLHTRLVLVFSLLAVAPAIIMAVFSAIFFYVGVQSWFSDRVRTAVNESLAVASAYLHEHQQNIRADALAMANDLSQELRLSGDRQRFEQVVATQAMLRTLSEAIVFNGTTGAILARSGYTFTLEFDPIPEDKLQLARRGEVALITSENDDRVRALVSLDRVTDIYLYVGRMVEPRVLSHMASAEGAVKEYAALESQRGSLQITFTLIFVVVAMLLLLAAVWAGLNFATRLARPISALIAAAERVRAGDLTVRVTEPPGEDELGLLSRAFNRMTTEIEGQRRELLSANRLLDERRRFTETVLSGVSAGVLGLDEDGLINLPNLSAARLLGVEDPETLIGRSLADLSPEMGELLEKAPKRPGRVVQDQVQLRRPGTTPLTLLVRIATEGRAGEVRGYVVTFDDITELVSAQRKAAWADVARRIAHEIKNPLTPIQLSAERLRRKYLKEITGDTEVFTMCTDTIVRQVDDIRRMVDEFSAFARMPQAVMKPCNVNDLVRQAVFLQSSAHTGNIRFDTQLPPGPLTVPCDSRQISQALTNLLQNAADAIEGRTPPADGSALPMGEVAVRIAADEERVSFIVEDNGKGLPADQRDRLTEPYVTTRAKGTGLGLAIVKKIMEDHGGSVTLEDRDGGGARVTLTIPNNVLTAGDAAAPAAPAVTEGRPAETGGEKRHAAHGA, encoded by the coding sequence ATGTCGCAGACCTCTGAAACCCCAGCGCCGCTTTGGCAACAGATTCTCCGCTGGTCGGCCCGCGTCGGCCTGACCAAGCGGCTGGCCTTCGCCCTGTCCGTCGCGGCCCTCGTCGCCGGCTTCGCCACCTATGCGGCGATGACCGAGAGCGCGCCGTTCGGCCAGTCGAACCCGCGCACCGTCACGCTGCTGCTGACGCTCGACCTCGCCCTGCTGCTGACGCTCGGCGTGCTGATCGCGCGGCGCATCGTGATGCTGTGGATCGGGCGGCGCCGCGGTCTCGCCGGGTCGCGCCTGCACACACGCCTCGTGCTGGTCTTCAGCCTGCTTGCGGTGGCCCCGGCCATCATCATGGCGGTCTTCTCGGCGATCTTCTTCTATGTCGGCGTCCAGTCCTGGTTCAGCGACCGGGTGCGCACGGCGGTCAACGAGTCGCTGGCGGTGGCCAGCGCCTATCTGCACGAACACCAGCAGAACATCCGCGCCGACGCGCTGGCCATGGCGAACGACCTCAGCCAGGAACTGCGGCTGTCGGGCGACCGCCAGCGGTTCGAGCAGGTGGTGGCGACCCAGGCCATGCTGCGCACCCTGTCGGAGGCCATCGTCTTCAACGGGACGACGGGCGCCATCCTGGCGCGCTCCGGCTACACCTTCACGCTGGAGTTCGACCCGATCCCGGAGGACAAGCTGCAGCTTGCGCGCCGCGGCGAGGTCGCGCTGATCACCAGCGAGAACGACGACCGCGTCCGCGCCCTCGTCAGCCTCGACCGGGTCACCGACATCTACCTCTACGTCGGCCGCATGGTGGAGCCGCGCGTCCTCTCCCACATGGCCTCGGCGGAGGGGGCGGTGAAGGAGTATGCCGCCCTGGAAAGCCAGCGCGGCAGCCTGCAGATCACCTTCACGCTGATCTTCGTCGTCGTGGCGATGCTGCTTCTGCTCGCCGCCGTCTGGGCCGGGCTGAACTTCGCGACCCGGCTGGCCCGGCCGATCAGCGCGCTGATCGCCGCGGCCGAACGGGTGCGGGCCGGCGATCTCACCGTGCGCGTGACCGAGCCGCCGGGCGAGGACGAGCTGGGCCTGCTGTCCCGCGCCTTCAACCGCATGACGACGGAGATCGAGGGGCAGCGGCGGGAGCTGCTGTCGGCCAACCGCCTGCTCGACGAGCGGCGCCGCTTCACCGAGACCGTGCTGTCCGGTGTGTCGGCCGGCGTGCTCGGCCTCGACGAGGACGGCCTCATCAACCTGCCGAACCTCTCGGCCGCCCGCCTGCTGGGTGTCGAGGATCCGGAGACGCTGATCGGCCGCTCGCTCGCCGACCTGTCGCCGGAGATGGGCGAACTGCTGGAAAAGGCGCCGAAGCGGCCCGGCCGCGTCGTGCAGGACCAGGTCCAGCTCCGCCGTCCGGGAACCACGCCGCTGACCCTGCTGGTCCGCATCGCGACCGAGGGACGGGCGGGGGAGGTGCGCGGCTACGTCGTCACCTTCGACGACATCACCGAACTGGTCTCCGCCCAGCGCAAGGCGGCCTGGGCCGACGTCGCCCGCCGCATCGCGCACGAGATCAAGAACCCCCTGACCCCCATCCAGCTCTCGGCCGAGCGGCTGCGCCGCAAGTACCTGAAGGAGATCACCGGCGACACCGAGGTCTTCACCATGTGCACGGACACCATCGTGCGGCAGGTCGACGACATCCGGCGCATGGTCGACGAATTCTCCGCCTTCGCCCGCATGCCGCAGGCGGTCATGAAGCCGTGCAACGTGAACGACCTCGTCCGGCAGGCCGTCTTCCTGCAGTCGAGCGCCCACACCGGCAACATCAGGTTCGACACGCAGCTTCCGCCCGGGCCGCTGACCGTGCCGTGCGACAGCCGCCAGATTTCGCAGGCTTTAACCAACCTGCTGCAGAATGCCGCCGACGCCATCGAGGGGCGCACGCCTCCGGCCGACGGCTCGGCGCTGCCGATGGGCGAGGTCGCGGTCCGCATCGCGGCGGACGAGGAGCGGGTGTCCTTCATCGTGGAGGACAACGGCAAGGGCCTGCCCGCCGACCAGCGGGACCGGCTGACGGAGCCTTACGTGACGACGCGGGCCAAGGGCACCGGCCTGGGGCTGGCGATCGTCAAGAAGATCATGGAGGACCACGGCGGTTCCGTGACCCTGGAAGACCGCGACGGCGGCGGGGCGCGGGTGACGCTGACCATCCCCAACAATGTCCTGACCGCCGGAGACGCAGCCGCACCCGCGGCCCCGGCCGTGACCGAAGGCAGGCCGGCGGAGACCGGCGGAGAGAAGAGGCACGCAGCCCATGGCGCATGA
- a CDS encoding inositol monophosphatase family protein: MSIALPDIDKVSALIREVAKTEILPYFHDLANAGVREKTGPMDLVTLADEAGERALTPLLAGLLPGSTVLGEEAASQDERVLDRVHGDAPVWIIDPVDGTLNFAQGRPLFAVIVALVQGGRTLAGWIHDPLDGRMATAVAGQGAMLDGRRVHVAPAAPLSGMVGAASTRFCAPEVAARVDEGVKGLGEKVCLSSAAQEYLRLLEGRSHYSLYHRLMPWDHAAGVLLHAEAGGYSALADGSPYSPTLTGGTLLLAPDEASWQALRRQLLG, from the coding sequence ATGAGCATTGCCCTTCCCGACATCGACAAGGTCTCCGCCCTGATCCGCGAGGTGGCGAAGACCGAGATCCTCCCGTATTTCCACGACCTCGCCAATGCCGGGGTGCGGGAGAAGACCGGGCCGATGGATCTCGTGACGCTGGCCGACGAGGCGGGCGAGCGCGCCCTGACGCCGCTGCTGGCCGGCCTGCTGCCCGGCAGCACCGTGCTGGGCGAAGAGGCCGCCTCGCAGGACGAGCGCGTGCTCGACCGCGTCCATGGCGACGCGCCGGTCTGGATCATCGACCCGGTCGACGGCACGCTGAACTTCGCCCAGGGCCGCCCGCTTTTCGCGGTGATCGTCGCCCTCGTCCAGGGCGGCCGCACGCTGGCCGGCTGGATTCATGACCCGCTCGACGGACGCATGGCGACCGCGGTGGCCGGGCAGGGCGCCATGCTCGACGGCCGGCGCGTCCATGTCGCCCCGGCCGCCCCGCTGTCCGGAATGGTGGGGGCGGCCTCCACCCGCTTCTGCGCGCCCGAGGTGGCGGCCAGGGTCGACGAGGGGGTGAAGGGGCTCGGCGAGAAGGTCTGCCTGTCGAGCGCCGCGCAGGAGTATCTGCGGCTTCTGGAAGGGCGCTCGCACTATTCGCTCTATCACCGGCTGATGCCGTGGGACCATGCGGCCGGCGTCCTGCTGCATGCCGAGGCCGGCGGCTATTCCGCGCTCGCCGACGGATCGCCCTACAGCCCGACGCTGACCGGCGGCACGCTGCTGCTCGCCCCGGACGAGGCGAGCTGGCAGGCCCTGCGCCGGCAGCTTCTGGGATAA
- a CDS encoding HAD family hydrolase, with the protein MPLPRAVLYDWDNTLVDNWGTVRAALNHALVSFGKAPWSEEEARERIKQSLRDSFPRIFGERWTDARDLFYGYFADHHLEHLRPLPGAESLLRTFAGLGVYQAVVSNKTGRFLRAEADRLGWTGYFGRLVGAQDAEFDKPHAAPVRMALEPAGIAPGPEVWFLGDADIDMECAHGAGLVPVLIGSGEGSGFGRFPPAHRHADCESLCGLVGRGGITISVQSVVETVAMQSRS; encoded by the coding sequence ATGCCGCTGCCCCGGGCGGTCCTCTACGACTGGGACAACACCCTGGTGGACAACTGGGGCACCGTCCGCGCGGCGCTGAACCACGCCCTCGTCTCCTTCGGGAAGGCGCCCTGGAGCGAGGAGGAGGCGCGCGAGCGCATCAAGCAGTCCCTGCGCGACAGCTTCCCGCGCATCTTCGGCGAGCGCTGGACCGACGCGCGCGACCTGTTCTACGGCTACTTCGCGGACCACCACCTGGAGCATCTCCGCCCGCTGCCCGGCGCCGAGTCGCTGCTGCGGACCTTCGCCGGGCTCGGGGTCTACCAGGCGGTGGTGTCCAACAAGACCGGCCGCTTCCTGCGGGCCGAGGCCGACCGGCTGGGCTGGACCGGTTACTTCGGCCGGCTGGTCGGCGCCCAGGACGCCGAATTCGACAAGCCGCACGCCGCACCCGTCCGGATGGCGCTGGAGCCCGCGGGCATCGCGCCGGGGCCGGAGGTCTGGTTCCTCGGCGACGCCGACATCGACATGGAATGCGCCCATGGCGCAGGACTTGTTCCGGTGTTAATAGGCTCCGGCGAGGGCAGCGGCTTCGGCCGCTTCCCGCCCGCGCACCGCCATGCCGATTGCGAATCCTTGTGCGGCTTGGTGGGACGTGGTGGTATTACCATATCCGTTCAGTCGGTTGTCGAGACGGTGGCTATGCAGTCCAGATCATGA
- a CDS encoding ABC transporter substrate-binding protein, producing MKRTFAAAAFATGLLASLPALAQDKLSVMLDWFVNPDHAPLVVAQELGFFKEAGLEVELTAPADPNDPPKLVAAGRSDLAISYQPQLIVQVDEGLPLVRVGTLVSTPLNSVVVLRDGPIKTMKDLKGRKVGFSVGGFEDALLGAMLEKHGLSLKDVQLVNVNFSLSPSILSGQVDAVVGAFRNFELNQMEIEKHPGRAFYPEEEGVPPYDELIVVAHQDKTADPRIKRFLDAVERATLYILNHPEEAQAAFVKGRPELNDELNRRAWADTLPRFSHSPAALDAARYTRFAEFLKARGLIKAVQPVERYAVVVK from the coding sequence CGCAGCCGCGGCGTTTGCCACCGGACTTCTCGCCAGCCTGCCGGCCCTGGCCCAGGACAAGCTGAGCGTGATGCTCGACTGGTTCGTGAACCCCGACCATGCCCCGCTGGTGGTGGCGCAGGAGTTGGGCTTCTTCAAGGAGGCCGGACTGGAGGTGGAGCTGACCGCCCCGGCGGACCCGAACGACCCGCCGAAGCTGGTCGCCGCCGGCAGGAGCGACCTCGCCATCTCGTACCAGCCGCAGCTCATCGTGCAGGTGGACGAGGGGCTGCCGCTGGTGCGCGTCGGCACGCTGGTCTCGACGCCGCTGAACTCGGTCGTCGTGCTGCGTGACGGGCCGATCAAGACGATGAAGGACCTGAAGGGCCGCAAGGTCGGCTTCTCGGTCGGCGGGTTCGAGGATGCGCTCCTCGGCGCCATGCTGGAGAAGCACGGGCTGAGCCTGAAGGACGTGCAGCTCGTGAACGTGAACTTCTCGCTGTCGCCCTCCATCCTCTCGGGACAGGTCGACGCGGTGGTCGGCGCCTTCCGGAACTTCGAGCTGAACCAGATGGAGATCGAGAAGCATCCCGGCCGCGCCTTCTACCCGGAGGAGGAGGGCGTGCCGCCCTATGACGAGCTGATCGTCGTCGCGCACCAGGACAAGACCGCCGATCCGCGCATCAAGCGCTTCCTGGACGCGGTGGAGCGGGCGACGCTCTACATCCTGAACCACCCGGAGGAGGCGCAGGCGGCCTTCGTGAAGGGCCGTCCGGAGTTGAACGACGAGCTGAACCGCCGCGCCTGGGCCGATACGCTGCCGCGCTTCTCCCACAGCCCGGCCGCGCTGGACGCCGCCCGCTACACCCGCTTCGCCGAGTTCCTCAAGGCGCGCGGCCTGATCAAGGCGGTCCAGCCGGTGGAACGCTACGCGGTGGTGGTGAAGTAG
- the ntrC gene encoding nitrogen regulation protein NR(I) yields the protein MGAATILVADDDRAIRTVLTQALARLGHEVRTTGNASTLWRWVADGQGDLVITDVVMPDENGLDLLPRIKKLRPDLRVIVMSAQNTLITALKAAERGAFEYLPKPFDLKELVSVVERALSSTPAPAAAAADPEEADEQLPLIGRSPAMQEIYRVLARLMGTDLTVMITGESGTGKELVARALHDYGKRRNGAFVAINMAAIPRELIESELFGHEKGAFTGATNRSTGRFEQAQGGTLFLDEIGDMPLDAQTRLLRVLQEGEYTTVGGRTPIKTDVRIIAATHRDLRTLIRQGLFREDLFYRLCVVPIRLPPLRERTEDIPLLVRHFLNLGISQGLPAKSIDQAAMDRLKRYRWPGNVRELENLVRRLAALYSQEVISLDVIEAELADATPAPQVAEEPQNEGLSSAVERHLKDYFAAHKDGMPSNGLYDRVLREIERPLISLSLSATRGNQIKAAQLLGLNRNTLRKKIRDLDIQVMRGIK from the coding sequence ATGGGGGCGGCGACGATCCTTGTGGCGGATGACGACCGCGCCATCCGCACCGTGCTTACGCAGGCCTTGGCCCGTCTCGGCCACGAGGTGCGCACGACCGGCAACGCCTCCACGCTCTGGCGCTGGGTGGCGGACGGGCAGGGCGATCTGGTCATCACCGACGTGGTGATGCCGGACGAGAACGGCCTCGACCTTCTCCCCCGCATCAAGAAGCTGCGGCCGGATCTGCGCGTCATCGTCATGAGTGCGCAGAATACGCTGATCACCGCCCTGAAGGCGGCGGAGCGCGGCGCCTTCGAGTATCTGCCGAAGCCCTTCGATCTGAAGGAGCTCGTCTCGGTGGTCGAGCGGGCGCTGAGCAGCACCCCGGCGCCGGCCGCGGCGGCGGCCGACCCCGAGGAGGCGGACGAGCAGCTTCCCCTGATCGGCCGGTCGCCGGCCATGCAGGAGATCTACCGCGTCCTTGCCCGTTTGATGGGCACCGACCTGACGGTGATGATCACCGGCGAGTCCGGCACCGGCAAGGAGCTGGTCGCCCGCGCGCTGCACGACTACGGCAAGCGGCGCAACGGCGCCTTCGTCGCCATCAACATGGCGGCGATCCCGCGCGAACTGATCGAGTCCGAGCTGTTCGGCCACGAGAAGGGTGCCTTCACCGGCGCCACCAACCGCTCGACCGGCCGGTTCGAGCAGGCGCAGGGCGGCACCCTGTTCCTCGACGAGATCGGCGACATGCCCCTCGATGCCCAGACGCGCCTGCTGCGCGTCCTGCAGGAGGGCGAGTACACCACCGTCGGCGGACGTACGCCGATCAAGACGGACGTACGCATCATCGCCGCGACCCACCGCGACCTGCGTACGCTGATCCGCCAGGGGCTGTTCCGCGAGGATCTGTTCTACCGGCTCTGCGTCGTGCCCATCCGTCTGCCGCCGCTGCGCGAGCGGACGGAGGACATTCCGCTGCTGGTCCGCCATTTCCTCAATCTCGGCATCTCCCAGGGGCTGCCGGCCAAGAGCATCGATCAGGCGGCGATGGACCGGCTGAAGCGCTACCGCTGGCCGGGCAACGTGCGCGAGCTGGAGAACCTCGTCCGCCGTCTCGCCGCGCTCTACTCGCAGGAGGTCATCAGCCTCGACGTGATCGAGGCCGAACTGGCCGACGCGACCCCGGCCCCCCAGGTGGCCGAGGAGCCGCAGAACGAGGGACTGTCCTCCGCCGTCGAACGGCACCTCAAGGATTACTTCGCCGCCCACAAGGACGGGATGCCGTCGAACGGCCTCTACGACCGGGTGTTGCGCGAGATCGAACGCCCGCTGATTTCGCTCAGCCTGTCGGCCACCCGCGGCAACCAGATCAAGGCGGCGCAGCTTCTGGGTCTCAACCGGAACACGCTGCGCAAGAAGATCCGCGACCTGGACATTCAGGTGATGCGCGGGATCAAGTAG
- the hfq gene encoding RNA chaperone Hfq → MSEKSQNVQDVFLNHVRKNKTPVTVFLVNGVKLQGIITWFDNFSVLLRRDAHSQLVYKHAISTVMPAHPIQLFEPPKEGESV, encoded by the coding sequence ATGTCTGAAAAAAGCCAGAACGTGCAGGACGTGTTCCTCAACCACGTCCGCAAGAACAAGACTCCCGTAACCGTCTTTCTCGTGAACGGCGTGAAACTGCAGGGGATCATCACCTGGTTCGACAACTTCTCCGTCCTGCTGCGGCGGGACGCGCATTCGCAGCTCGTCTACAAGCATGCGATTTCCACCGTGATGCCGGCACATCCGATTCAACTTTTCGAGCCGCCCAAGGAAGGTGAAAGCGTCTGA
- the hflX gene encoding GTPase HflX: MVHPVLRQEADGVIRPPESRLEEAVGLALAIDLQVVHAECARVNRPQPSTLLGSGTVEHLAALVEETEASLVILDHALSPVQQRNLERALKAKVIDRTGLILEIFGARARTREGMLQVELASLTYQKSRLVRSWTHLERQRGGFGFLGGPGESQLEIDRRLIGDRIIKIRKELDEVRRTRGLHRKARAKVPYPVVALVGYTNAGKSTLFNRLANADVFAKDLLFATLDPTMRQVTLPSGRKVILSDTVGFISDLPHGLVAAFRATLEEVDAADIILHVRDIAHPDTEAQRADVHEVMRDMGIDPDTDDRMIEVLNKIDVLDEGSRGAVLAQVARNPRAVALSARTGEGLDTLDRLLDLRMNAHRQVVDLTVGLGDGAALAWLYARGEVLERRDDEEAAHLHVAIDPADLARFEKRFQPARTS; encoded by the coding sequence GTGGTCCACCCCGTCCTCCGCCAAGAGGCGGACGGGGTCATCCGCCCTCCCGAATCCCGCCTGGAGGAGGCGGTCGGCCTTGCGCTCGCCATCGACCTGCAGGTCGTGCATGCCGAATGCGCCCGGGTCAACCGCCCCCAGCCGTCCACCCTGCTGGGCTCCGGCACGGTCGAGCATCTGGCCGCCCTGGTCGAGGAGACGGAGGCCTCCCTCGTCATCCTCGACCATGCCCTGTCGCCGGTGCAGCAGCGCAACCTGGAACGGGCGCTGAAGGCGAAGGTCATCGACCGGACGGGCCTGATCCTGGAGATCTTCGGCGCCCGCGCCCGCACGCGCGAAGGCATGCTGCAGGTCGAGCTGGCCTCGCTGACCTACCAGAAGTCCCGCCTCGTGCGCTCCTGGACCCACCTGGAACGGCAGCGCGGCGGCTTCGGCTTCCTCGGCGGCCCCGGCGAATCGCAGCTCGAGATCGACCGGCGCCTGATCGGCGACCGGATCATCAAGATCAGGAAGGAACTGGACGAGGTCCGCCGCACCCGCGGCCTGCACCGCAAGGCGCGTGCCAAGGTGCCTTATCCGGTGGTGGCGCTGGTCGGCTACACCAACGCCGGCAAATCCACGCTGTTCAACCGGCTGGCCAACGCCGACGTCTTCGCCAAGGACCTGCTGTTCGCCACGCTGGATCCGACGATGCGGCAGGTCACGCTGCCGTCGGGACGCAAGGTGATCCTGTCGGACACGGTGGGTTTCATCTCCGACCTGCCGCACGGCCTCGTCGCCGCCTTCCGCGCCACGCTGGAGGAGGTGGACGCCGCCGACATCATCCTGCATGTCCGCGACATCGCCCATCCGGACACGGAGGCGCAGCGCGCCGACGTGCACGAGGTGATGCGCGACATGGGCATCGATCCCGACACCGACGACCGCATGATCGAGGTGCTGAACAAGATCGACGTGCTCGACGAGGGCAGCCGCGGCGCGGTCCTTGCCCAGGTCGCCCGCAATCCGCGGGCGGTCGCCCTGTCCGCCCGGACGGGGGAGGGGCTCGATACGCTCGACCGGCTGCTCGACCTGCGGATGAACGCCCACCGGCAGGTGGTCGACCTGACGGTCGGCCTCGGCGACGGCGCGGCGCTCGCCTGGCTCTACGCCCGCGGCGAGGTGCTGGAGCGCCGCGACGACGAGGAGGCGGCGCATCTCCACGTTGCGATCGATCCGGCCGATCTGGCCCGCTTCGAAAAGCGCTTCCAACCGGCTAGGACGTCATGA
- a CDS encoding sigma-54-dependent transcriptional regulator, which yields MAHDILIVDDEADIRMLIAGILNDEGMKTREAADADQAFAQVAARRPSLVVLDIWLQGSRLDGLQILEQLMRDHANLPVIMISGHGNIETAVSAIKIGAYDFIEKPFKADRLLLMVERAIEAARLKRENEELRLRAGGEVELIGRSSAVNHLRQSVDKVAPTGSRVLITGPAGSGKEVVARMIHARSRRASGPFVGLNCATMRPDRLEMELFGTEAGVDGAGRKIGTFEQAHGGTLLLDEVADMPLETQGKIVRALQEQVFERVGGGQRVEVDVRVIATSNRDLQAEIEQGRFRQDLFYRLAVVPIRVPSLAERREDIPMLARHFMQRSSEGSGLPVREFGEDAMAALQAYDWPGNVRQLRNVIDWLLIMAQGDPKEPIRADMLPPEIGAITPTVLKWDKGGEIMGLPLREAREVFEREYLLAQVTRFGGNISRTAAFVGMERSALHRKLKSLGVHGSEKGKLFVE from the coding sequence ATGGCGCATGATATTCTGATCGTCGACGACGAAGCCGACATCCGGATGCTGATCGCCGGCATCCTGAACGACGAGGGCATGAAGACGCGCGAGGCCGCGGACGCCGACCAGGCCTTCGCCCAGGTCGCGGCGCGCCGCCCCAGCCTGGTGGTCCTCGACATCTGGCTCCAGGGCAGCCGCCTCGACGGGCTGCAGATCCTGGAACAGCTCATGCGCGACCACGCCAACCTGCCGGTGATCATGATCTCCGGCCACGGCAACATCGAAACCGCGGTCTCCGCCATCAAGATCGGCGCCTACGACTTCATCGAGAAGCCGTTCAAGGCCGACCGGCTCCTGCTGATGGTCGAGCGGGCGATCGAGGCCGCCCGGCTGAAGCGCGAGAACGAGGAGCTGCGGCTGCGCGCCGGCGGCGAGGTCGAGCTGATCGGCCGCTCCTCGGCCGTCAACCATCTGCGCCAGAGCGTCGACAAGGTCGCCCCCACCGGCAGCCGCGTCCTCATCACCGGCCCCGCCGGCTCCGGCAAGGAGGTGGTGGCGCGCATGATCCATGCCCGGTCGCGCCGGGCCTCCGGGCCGTTCGTCGGGCTGAACTGCGCCACCATGCGGCCCGACCGGCTGGAGATGGAGCTGTTCGGCACCGAGGCCGGCGTGGATGGCGCCGGGCGCAAGATCGGCACCTTCGAGCAGGCCCACGGCGGCACGCTGCTGCTGGACGAGGTCGCCGACATGCCGCTGGAGACCCAGGGCAAGATCGTCCGCGCCCTGCAGGAGCAGGTGTTCGAGCGCGTCGGCGGCGGTCAGCGCGTCGAGGTCGACGTGCGCGTCATCGCCACTTCCAACCGCGACCTCCAGGCGGAGATCGAGCAGGGCCGCTTCCGCCAGGACCTGTTCTACCGCCTCGCCGTCGTGCCGATCCGCGTGCCGTCGCTGGCCGAGCGGCGCGAGGACATCCCGATGCTGGCCCGCCACTTCATGCAGCGGTCGAGCGAAGGGTCCGGCCTGCCGGTGCGCGAGTTCGGCGAGGACGCGATGGCGGCGCTGCAGGCCTACGACTGGCCGGGCAACGTCCGCCAGCTCCGCAACGTCATCGACTGGCTGCTCATCATGGCGCAGGGCGACCCGAAGGAGCCGATCCGCGCCGACATGCTGCCGCCGGAGATCGGCGCCATCACCCCCACCGTCCTCAAGTGGGACAAGGGCGGCGAGATCATGGGCCTGCCGCTGCGCGAGGCCCGCGAGGTGTTCGAACGGGAGTATCTTCTGGCGCAGGTCACGCGGTTCGGCGGAAACATCTCGCGCACCGCGGCGTTTGTCGGAATGGAGCGTTCGGCCCTTCACCGCAAGCTGAAGTCGCTGGGCGTGCACGGAAGCGAGAAGGGCAAGCTCTTCGTCGAGTGA